GTCTCCAGGGTCTCCAGGGTCTCCAGTTCCAGACTGTCACCCCACAGCTGCTTCTCAACAACCAGGGCCAGATTATTGCCACAGTAGGGAATGGATCTGCAGTTACAACTTCTGCTGCAGTTCTGCCCAAAGCTGCTGCTCCCCCAACACTTACCAAACCTATCACACAGGTAACCAACAAAACTCTGTCTGAATTTAGTTTTGAGGTCAGAAAGGACTAAGTCATTTCTGCTATTTCACCTTAAAGCTGAAACAGACCAAAAGTTACTTATTAACTTATTGGCAGATCTTTAACTATTCCTGAAGgtatttaaatatgattaaacTTTGCCTTTTGCATCAGTGCAggttaaatgatttatttgttcCCTCCCAGGCTTCTGTAACAACTGTCAGTCAGTCACCAATTGTCATCGCTCCTCAGCCGTCTGTACTGAAGACTGCCAGCATGCTCTCCTCCACAGGACCCATCACCTGTGGAGACATAGCAAAAGTGGGCCAGCTTGTCGGCAGTATGTACACCTGCTTCTCATATCCAAACATAGATCCATTCTAAGTAGGTAGTTATATTTAACCAGATTCTCCTCAATTGTAGAACCCCAGCAGGTAGTCAGCAGTGAGGAAGGCATTAATCTGGAAGAGATTCGAGAGTTTGCCAAGAATTTCAAGATCCGCCGGCTGTCCTTGGGGCTTACTCAGACGCAAGTAGGGCAGGCACTTACTGCAACTGAGGGTCCTGCCTACAGCCAGTCTGCCATTTGCAGGTAAATCACTCTCCCGGTCATGTTACCCTGCGTATGGAAGCTTTCTTAATTAGGTTTATACAGTGTGTAGACAGTGCTTTTGATATTAGCACACATTGACTTcatttgcatgcacacaaattGCATTGTAATTCTATTAGAACATGAGTGTAGTTAAGGCACCAAtgcaaatatttactcaaatacttATTATATCAATGAGTCATGCTTAGTGGAGTGAATTTATCTCAGTGACGCATGTACGTATTTTGTAAAGTACTGTTGTAATAaatccatgtgtttttttaggtAACATTacaataacattaaaaacattttcattgcttTTGCAACATTCTACATAAAAATAAGGAAGTCTGTGAGTTTAAATTGCATTGTATTGCATTGTATTGCACATTATAGttcatattgtttatttattggaaACAATTCGTTGAAATTAAAATTTGTATTTCCTAGGCTCCACTCCAAAATACAGACCTCTATGAGAATACAATTTAAGAATTGTTGAAATGGCTCATGACCTTTTAAAGTGGCGCTTTAATATAAACAGCAATGAAGTCATAATTATATAAAGAGTTAAAacagtgagattttttttaatggattggTTAAAGATTTTTGtacccaaaatatattttatatcttagTTATTTCCCTGCAAACTGCTTCTGTGTGAATTGAAAGGGAGATACAGTTAATCGAGTGTTTGTTCGCATTAAAtgattttacttttgtatcGCAGGTTTGAAAAGCTGGATATCACGCCCAAGAGTGCTCAGAAGTTGAAGCCGGTGTTGGAGAAGTGGCTGGCTGAGGCTGAGCACTGGAACCAGAAAGGCCAGCAGAATCTGATGGAGTTTGTCGGCGGTGAACCATCAAAGAAACGCAAACGGCGTACTAGTTTCACACCGCAGGCAATCGAAGTACTTAACTCTTACTTTGAGAAGAATGCATTGCCAACAGGTCAAGAGATCACAGAAATTGCAAGAGAGCTAAACTATGACCGAGAGGTTGTGCGAGTTTGGTTCTGTAACCGGAGGCagacactgaaaaacacaagcaaaatcAATATCTTCCAGATTCAGTAACGACCTCATTCTGGGAGGGTTCGCCACTGATCCTTTGGTATTTTCTGAAGTTGAACATTTAATACAGCAACACAGTTGTGAATTGTGTTGTAACTAAAAGCCAAACTCCATTAATGAGTATGTACTTTTatagaaaataaaggaaattTCACGTAATTCGAGTGTAATGAAAGAGTACTAAAAAGGAgttgttaattttattttaacaatgtaCATGTGTACACAGCTCCTGTGTGGTGGGTACTAAGTCAGACCGCATGGTTCTTTTTATCATATACAGTGATGATAGTACAGCGATAATAAcgtcatatttaaaaaaaaaaaaaacaatgtggtgAACTTTTATACAAGTGATTTTATAGGCTATCCCTCTGAATTAATATAAGTGGCAGTGCATTGAGTCACATTGATTTTAGTCACATAATTGTCACTTTGTCACAATAGGTGACATTACGCTGATATTTGAATAATGTGCTTTTACCACCATGGATATATTCAGAGTTCTTGCcgctcatttattttatattaacgTAGTATTTGTACTACATGAGCACCTTTGCCAACATAAATAAGCCTCAGACTAAAAGTAGGCAATAGCATGTAACCTTATTTTCATCAGAGTTTGTTGTCTATTTAATGCCAAAACTGACTTTGTTATCTATGGACTCCTGActcaacaatacatttttgggaCAATCATCAGCAGCATGAAATGTGTCACAGTGTCCATAGAGTCGTTTTTGATGTTCCTTGGACAACAAGttcttatcaaaataaaatgatagcTTCAGCTATTGCCTAGGATGCCACaactgtaaactttttttttttgtattttatggtgtttttttaatttctaagtTACTgatgcacatactgtatgtgtggttGAAACGTCTGTGAATTCACTATACTGTCCTGTTTTTACACTTTCCGTTTAATGTGCTGATAATACTCTGACAGTATTTTGTGTTTACTCTTTATTAACAGTTGTGACTGTTCCCTCAATGGCTTGACGATGGTTCTgcggcattaaaaaaaaaaaaactcaagttaGATGAAGTGTATGTTAAAAGCAGGAAATTAATTGGATTATTATGAAGGCAATTTAAAACAGTCTCCCGTTGCCTGGAAATATTGGCACCAGGTTTTTGGATACTCTTACTAAGCCATCAATCAAAATTCTAAAAATGCAATTGTCTGTTCAGCCAAGGAAGTGGTTTTATGGTTTAAAGACTTTCAATCTGAATGAGTTaaagtgtttgcatgtgcagTATGAAGTTATTTGCTGTAGGAACAAAACTATGGCagttttctttatctttgtcAATGCCTATTCTTTGAGAATTCTTTGCACTTTAGTGACAGTAGGGAAAGCAAAAGGGATATGAATGGTTTATGTACAGTGCAAGGTTTAGTAGTTATGAATGTGGGAGAATTTAATTTCTGCATTTTAATGTTCTTGAACAGCAAGAATCTTTGCTTTGCAAAATGTAGCAGTAATGGTACAATTTCAATCACCAACTTTACAAGCAACATCCATCACTCAGATTAATGTACTTTTATGCAGAAGAATTGTAAAATACTGCAGTTTAAATGTACAAGCTAATATgcattaatcacatttttttaattgtgtgaaTAATATGGTGCATATTTTCCTTTTGAACTGAATAAATGGGCCTATTTTGCAATGGACACACAGTATacctaaacataaaaaatggtTAATATTGCAGAGTTCTTGCTATAATATGTGTTTTTCCCTCATGATAAATGTGGGAGgacaatatataatattgtttaatatACTGAGATATCAATAGAGAAAATAAGAgctaaattataataataagatgATAGTCATTTGTCCCTGCAAAGCACATAAAGAGTTCAGGTCTTTGcgagaaaaaggagaaagggaAGTTGGattctttttgtcattttctgtcagataaataaacCCTGGTTTTTATTAATGACTCTTTATGTTGTGTATTGATATATTTAAGCGTTTTCAATGGCTGTAGTTTTGAGTGACCCATAACCTccataaaaaaggtaaaatatcaCTTCTAAAATCAGTACACTCCCTTCTTCAACCTCGTGTTTTACCCGCCATAAGCGATGGGTGGCGGTAATGAGCGCCAACGTTCTTTGCCAGCAACTGTGAAATAACACCACGAAGAAGAGAGAGAACCGGAAATGACGGCAGCTCCTGATCCTAACGAAGctagataaacaaacaaaagcaagacattttatgacataaatgcAGGAGTCTGAGGTCATtttgatgtctctctctataTAGATATGTCTACCACGAACAACGTGTCCCCGTGAACCCCCTAATAAGTGAGGATAAGAAGGGCTAGCACCATTCCTGCTCAGTTAGCTGTCAGGCTATGTAGCTGGATGTGGTTAGCTCGTCATGTTTATTTTAGTGCTGGGGCGAAGGAGCGCGACATGATGGCATGAAACTGTCGCAGTGTTAGCAAGTAGCTATCCTCTCACTTAAAGGTATGTTATGTTTCCTTCATTTGATTACGTTGTGTAAGTAAATAGAAAGTTAAAAAGGCTTTTTACACAGGTTGTTTTCTTATGTAACAGCGCACCAGTGCAGAGtttaactataactataactattaATAAACTATAAACGAAGCTCTGCATTGTCCAGCACAACAACCTGTTAAGTTTCTGTCAATTTATGATCAACTGCCTTTTTGATTAcccctttttcttgtttttgttgtgcatGTTATTCTATTTAACATCCACATGTTGCtctattttcattaaaataagcTTTTACTTTTCTCCACTAAAGATTGGAAGGTTGTGGTGGAAACTTGGCGCAAGTTTTTAACCGTAACTGAACTCTGAAAAATCTGCTCAGCGTCACCATGGCGTGGGCTCTGAAGCTGCCTCTCACGGATGAAGTGATTGAGTCCGGACTGGTCCAAGACTTCGATGCCAGTCTGTCGGGCATCGGCCAGGAGCTCGGTGCTGGTGCATACAGCATGAGGTACTGTACCAGCCCTTTTCTTTAGGTCTGCTGTTGGACATGCATAGTGCTGCAAGAGCTACACATTGATTTTCACCAAGATTTAAATCTGATTTGATTAGTGACcaattttgaatttaaatttgacataaaaatataGATCTACCCCCAAAATTGAATCCTTATTCAGAAGTCACTTTCCAAAGATTTTGACTTAAATGTcagcagtgtgttttcacttgaCTTAAAGTTCTACCAGTGTAATTTTAAAACTGCTGAATGTGCTTTGTAGTTTGTTTcccatatacagtaccagtcaaaagtttggacacaccttctcattcaatggtttttctttttcttttattttttttcctacattgtagaataatattgaagacatccaaactatgaaggaacacatatagaattatgtggtaaacaaacaaatgctcaacaaaccagaatatgttttatatttagttgaatgagaaggtgtgtccaaacttttgactggtactgtatattttttcataaGTTATTTTCCAAATTGCATCATTTGCAGAGAACATATTTGGTCATTTTCATGTGGAATAGATTGGAGATTCTATTGACGATGGATAGGGAGGCTCAGTTTTTCATGATGGCAACTATGTGAAATACATTTGGGTTTGGTGACACAAGTGCTTTGCTTTGCTGGAGAAAGATCCCTCTCTTTTGTGCCCTTTCTTGGCTGGTTAAGTGCTCTGGTAAATGATACTATACAAACTGCAAAGTGCATGCTTGTTCCTGAAATTCTTCTGTTGGGAGGAGCAGTGACATACTGACTTGGTATTTAGTAGAGATGGTCCCCTAGTTGCCTCCATTATAATTAATGAACTGCAAAGCTGACAAACACAATAAACTGGCGTTCAGCCTCAAGTGTTGTAAGACTCTCCATTTGACTcaacattatttttatcataaggtggaaaataagtatcaTCAACAATAATCTTCTGTATACAACACCATtgatttctttctctgttcTCCAGCGACGTGCTTGCACTCCCCATCTTCAAACAGGAGGAGTCCAACCTGCCACCAGACAACGACAACAAGATCCTTCCCTTTCAGTATGTTCTTTGTGCAGCTACCTCGCCAGCCGTTAAACTGCACGATGAAACACTCACCTACCTCAACCAAGGTCAGCATCGGGATCCCTGCCACACTGCAGTTTTCtgatttatgtaaatgtatcaaAGTCAAGAGACACTTCAAGGGCGAATTCAAAAATGGATAGCACAGCTTTTGCGGCTGCTAAAAACCTGTACAAATacgacaaaaacaaactgtgattcATAAAGCAGCCGTTACGGGTGAAATGTACCCCTAAATGTGCTGCCAAGTCAATATCGTCTCAGTGCTCCTCTGCTATTGCAATCATTTAAATGAGGTAATATACATACTATTTCTGTGCAAATGATCCTCATTGCAAAAATAGTCCAATTCCCAAAGATTAACGGCAATGGCTACACACAGCTACAGTGAAATTGGTTGCCTCGTCAGAAAGCTGGTGGTAACTGAAGCGCAGAAGGGGTTTTATCCAAGAATCATTATTTTGGGATGCAGTGACAGAATGCAATTGCAGttgtgtcatgaaaaatgtatttaaataatcaatgaaGTTAGGCTACTCTGCCTTGTGCGTAAATGCATACAACTTACTAACTTAACGTTTCTGCTGCTTTGGGATCACTGCAGGTATTAAACATGAAAATTGCAAATCTCTTGAAATAAGagaatcatttatattttctgtattaaaaatgtataatttcactcatgtatatatgtgtgctCTGCGGCGCAGTGGGCTGTGTGGGCACGATGAAAGGAGTCATTTAGGGGGATCTTTTTTGTGATACTCGATCATGATTATCTTGTTTATGCGGTAGAGTGGAATTGGCTTTATTCAATGTTATGCTGTTACCATGGGCAACGTACTTTACCATGATAATATCATATTGTGATATAAATGACCAAACAAGGATATGGAAATGATGCATAATTACAATGAGTATGGCTACAATGCTTGGATTGGAATTGGGAATATTGATTCACTTTATGGATTTGTCATTGCAGGGCAGTCCTATGAAATTAGAATGCTTGACAATCGGAAAATTGGGGAGCTTCCGGAAATCACTGATAAAATGGTTAAGGTAAGATTCAGACATGTACATGCATACACGACAACATATTTGCACAGGACTTCTGGGACAAACCAGTATACACATATTAGCTTCAATAGCATTAACATGATCTGccttttaattattaaaaaaagaatgaatctCATTAAATTTCAGAGCATCATCCGTGTGGTGTTTCACGATAGACGACTTCAGTACACAGAGCACCAGCAGCTGGAGGGCTGGCGCTGGAACAGGCCTGGAGATCGCATCCTCGACCTGGGTGAGCACTAAACGAAAAATGCCGGTCTACTTTGATGGCTGCAGAAGGTTCTGGTTGTTATCTAATGTATTGGATTTGTTTGTGGAAAGATTGTTGCAGTGCAGCCTTGTGTGCATGTTAACCTTCCAGTAGTTTTGGGATGAATTCAGGTTGTTGACTGTTGGACTTAACTATAATTGCAAGGTTTAGACAATGGCGATATTATGGAGTAGATGGTGTGCAGAACTCTTTTGATAACAGCCTGTTTTACGTTGATCCATTGCAGATATCCCCATGTCCGTCGGCATAATCGACCCCCGGGCTAACCCTACTCAGCTTAACACTGTGGAGTTCCTTTGGGACCCATCAAAAAGAACCTCAGTTTTTATCCAGGTAGCATGACGGACAACACTTTTGTTTACCTTAATTACTTTCATTCATAGAAAGACAACGTCAGTAATCAGAGTGAATTTTGATCACTTTGGCATCACATAGCTAAGCTTGTTAACATTTAGTATGCTCATTCAGTTCACATGACATTTTGACAAACAGAATAGTAGTTGTCATTCGACAAGGCAGTAATTACTAATTCAGTTTTGcctgtttattttgtaattgaTTTAACTGAACtgagttttatgtttttgtcatcaTTCCTGTACagattcaattttttattttcctttccttttaaGGTACACTGCATTAGCACAGAATTTACCATGCGCAAGCATGGAGGAGAAAAGGGTGTGCCTTTCCGAATCCAGATAGACACGTTTAAAGAGAATGAGAATGAAGAGTACACAGAACACCTCCACTCTGCCTCCTGCCAGTTCAAAGTCTTCAAGGTGAggggaatgagagagagaggccaaaagagacagaaaaaacaatggTGTACTgcaatgcaaatattttttaatctatgACCACCACCTAAATGACTTCCACACGACCTGTTTCAGCCTAAAGGTGcagacagaaagcagaagaCTGACagggagaagatggagaagagggCGCcacaggaaaaggaaaagtatCAGCCCTCCTATGAAACCACAATCCTGACAGAGGTTAGCATATTACTAATGTGTTTAAAGGATGCATGAttagaaaaaatgaaacaccaaaaaGGTCAATTAATTGAACAGACCCTGCTGCGGTAAAATGACTCTGATATCTGGAGACTCTATCATtgttgtccacagggaccgccaaaatcgaCACAAGATGAATAGTTctcgtagtagctttaagtgTAAAGAAAAGCTGCAGCTTGTAACTGTTGGcagcagaaatgtatttttctgagGTTTTTGGATGCAACAATAACTAAAGTGATGTTCTCTTGCAGTGCTGCCCCTGGCCTGAGGTCACATACGTAAGCAACTCCCCATCTCCTGGCTTCAACAGCACACCCAACAGCTTCCCAGTGCCAGAAGGGTATGAGTGGTTAACGATATCTGACAATGCTTCATGATTAATGCTGCCTGAATTTAATTAACCATGAAATCCACATAGTAGTTTAGTGGTTTCGGTTGACGAGGATCGCACGTGATGCTTAGATACTTCTTGATCTGGATTTCTGAAATCTTCCACGGTTCTAACATGGTACATTTTTCATCCGTTTCAGGAATGGATCGCCAAGCCACTTGCCTGAACCTGTCATTCCGGTAGTAGATGTAAGTACAACTCTATTCACTGCCTGGCTACCTACATGAACCACTTCATAACCACTTCATATTAATATTGACAAATgaaagctagaaaaaaaaaaatatatatatatctataaagagaactggatcATAAAACCAACAATGGGCGTTCCCTGGGATTGTGGCCCCGCCGCACAGCTCGGCAGCTTCTTGACGGGTGCAGAAAGAGTGTCGCTCGCTTGCCACTGTCCTGACGCTTACCACAGACTTGCCACAGCGGTGCCAGTGCCAAAAGAAGGCCTTGCTGCTAATTTGCATCATGACCATGCACATGTTGAGAACTAGTGGCGCCCCTTAGTGAATGATTACAAAAGAGCTTTACACACTCAAATTAACACTTTCATGAAACCTGCAAGTATGTTTTGATCGGACAAAAAAGTTCTGATTTATAGTCTGTGTTGTGTagctcatttatttttgtatttgtaacgCCACCTAGTGGTCAATTTGAATGAAACGTGCAGTGTATGTTTCAGTTACTCTTGTGGACATATCCTGCGAGTTTTGTGATGATTGGACCAGtggtttttgactttttcccAGTTATGTGCTGAGTCACGCATTTTGTTCATTGGTCAATATCTTGAAAACtaaataagatatttaaaagtttattataAGCTTGGTCCATGAATGATCCACAGACAATTTGGAGGTAATCGCTGGAACCGTGTAGGAGGCAATGTCCAggtccaagaggctttttataGGGCACATTGAGCTGGACAGGTGTGTGAAAATTCAAGGCAGTCAAGTTTTGAATATCAAGTTATTGTCAATACCAGTATATCACAACACACCTACTCTACACAAATAACAGTGTTGGATTATGTTTGCCCACATTATAAATTAACTCTATAGATTCAGTCTTATTGATATTAAGTCTTAGTCAAATCTGCcaattttctttgtgtgtttacatg
The sequence above is a segment of the Anoplopoma fimbria isolate UVic2021 breed Golden Eagle Sablefish chromosome 12, Afim_UVic_2022, whole genome shotgun sequence genome. Coding sequences within it:
- the tfcp2 gene encoding transcription factor CP2; its protein translation is MAWALKLPLTDEVIESGLVQDFDASLSGIGQELGAGAYSMSDVLALPIFKQEESNLPPDNDNKILPFQYVLCAATSPAVKLHDETLTYLNQGQSYEIRMLDNRKIGELPEITDKMVKSIIRVVFHDRRLQYTEHQQLEGWRWNRPGDRILDLDIPMSVGIIDPRANPTQLNTVEFLWDPSKRTSVFIQVHCISTEFTMRKHGGEKGVPFRIQIDTFKENENEEYTEHLHSASCQFKVFKPKGADRKQKTDREKMEKRAPQEKEKYQPSYETTILTECCPWPEVTYVSNSPSPGFNSTPNSFPVPEGNGSPSHLPEPVIPVVDNLLPTATPQDAQQWLLRNRFSPYCRVFTNFSGADLLKLTREDVIQICGPADGIRLFNALKGRVVRPRLTIYVCQESQQAREQQPKHENGDAAANTFFVYHAIYLEELTASELTEKLAQLFNISPRQINQIFKQGPTGIHVLVSDEMIQNFQDEVCFVLDTMKDDTNDGYHIILK